In Paramormyrops kingsleyae isolate MSU_618 chromosome 5, PKINGS_0.4, whole genome shotgun sequence, one DNA window encodes the following:
- the cep20 gene encoding centrosomal protein 20 isoform X1 has product MATVTELKSALKEALEARGALAQLKARIRAEVFNALDDKSEPRPPLPRENLLINELIREYLEFNKYRYTASVLSAESGQPEVPLDRQFIANELNVVEDASASSVPLLYGLLSHFLSSGEKGGKVFLKSSGASEPMDRAVRPVGEARRPGEQSAGVSLKRTQPGRVAQSPLSFREDTDDSLFLQLQLRERAGYDLPPPHSHQWTLHPV; this is encoded by the exons ATGGCGACCGTCACGGAGCTGAAGAGCG CCCTCAAAGAGGCGCTGGAGGCTCGGGGGGCCCTGGCCCAGCTGAAGGCTCGGATCCGGGCCGAGGTGTTCAACGCCCTGGACGACAAGTCTGAGCCGCGACCGCCGCTGCCCCGGGAAAACCTGCTGATCAACGAGCTGATCCGCGAGTACCTGGAGTTCAACAAGTACCGCTACACAGCGTCCGTGCTGAGCGCGG AGTCTGGCCAGCCAGAGGTGCCCCTGGACAGGCAGTTCATAGCCAACGAGCTGAACGTGGTGGAAGACGCCAGCGCCTCCAGCGT ACCTCTCTTGTACGGTTTGCTGTCACATTTTCTGAGCAGCGGAGAGAAGGGGGGTAAGGTATTCCTGAAGAGCTCTGGTGCGTCTGAGCCAATGGACCGCGCCGTCCGTCCTGTTGGTGAAGCCCGGAGGCCGGGTGAGCAGTCTGCCGGG GTGTCCCTGAAACGCACCCAGCCGGGAAGAGTGGCGCAGAGCCCTTTGTCCTTCAGGGAGGATACAGATGACAGCCTCTTTCTGCAGTTACAGTTAAGGGAGCGAGCTGGTTATGATTTGCCGCCCCCACACTCTCATCAGTGGACTTTACATCCTGTTTGA
- the cep20 gene encoding centrosomal protein 20 isoform X2 yields MATVTELKSALKEALEARGALAQLKARIRAEVFNALDDKSEPRPPLPRENLLINELIREYLEFNKYRYTASVLSAESGQPEVPLDRQFIANELNVVEDASASSVPLLYGLLSHFLSSGEKGGKVFLKSSGASEPMDRAVRPVGEARRPGVPETHPAGKSGAEPFVLQGGYR; encoded by the exons ATGGCGACCGTCACGGAGCTGAAGAGCG CCCTCAAAGAGGCGCTGGAGGCTCGGGGGGCCCTGGCCCAGCTGAAGGCTCGGATCCGGGCCGAGGTGTTCAACGCCCTGGACGACAAGTCTGAGCCGCGACCGCCGCTGCCCCGGGAAAACCTGCTGATCAACGAGCTGATCCGCGAGTACCTGGAGTTCAACAAGTACCGCTACACAGCGTCCGTGCTGAGCGCGG AGTCTGGCCAGCCAGAGGTGCCCCTGGACAGGCAGTTCATAGCCAACGAGCTGAACGTGGTGGAAGACGCCAGCGCCTCCAGCGT ACCTCTCTTGTACGGTTTGCTGTCACATTTTCTGAGCAGCGGAGAGAAGGGGGGTAAGGTATTCCTGAAGAGCTCTGGTGCGTCTGAGCCAATGGACCGCGCCGTCCGTCCTGTTGGTGAAGCCCGGAGGCCGG GTGTCCCTGAAACGCACCCAGCCGGGAAGAGTGGCGCAGAGCCCTTTGTCCTTCAGGGAGGATACAGATGA